The Agrobacterium larrymoorei genome includes the window ATTTCCGTCGGCCCCAATCTTTCAGACGGTGCCGCCAGGGTTACCCCAGGTGCGCTCATCAAAGCGGATGTCGGGACCCTTGTTGAAGGTTATTCCTCTGACGGTGCCCGCACATTTACATATGGCCCCACGTCGCAATTGGGGCAGGATATCTTCAAGGCATTGGAGGCAGCTTTTGACGCAGGCCTTGAACAGATCAAGCCAGGAAATGCTTTCGGTGCTGTCCACGATGCAATGCTCCGCTCCATGAGACGCGATGGCTTCGGCGAATATTACCGCGGGCATTTCGGCCATTCGGTCGGCGGCAATGTAGGTATCGAGGAGTGGCCATTCTTCTCCGCTAACAATCCAGAACTCATCGAAGCAGACATGGTGGTTGCACTCGAGGCTCCGTTTTATGGTCAGAACTTCGGTGCGCTTATGATCGAGGACCAGTTTCTAGTCACGCGTGGCGGAGCGGAATGCATGAACAAACTGCCGCGAGTACTACGTGATCTCTCCGGGGATGGGGGTTGATCCGCTCCCGCTTCGACCCCCTCCTGAAAGAAATTTTCTTTTTTCACTTCTAATATGAGAAAGCTTTGCGCGACGAAGCGTTATCTAGCGGCATAAATTAATCCACTGAATTAATAGATTGGGTGGATAATGATCTCGAACATCACGCGCCGTCGCGCTCTCAAACTGGGCGCTGTCGGCGTCGCTCTGTCTTCGCCGTTTATTTCGACGAGTGCGTTTTCGCAGACGCCGGATTATCCTGCCGAGCTTCGGCTGGACTGGGGCTACTATTCCTCCCACACGCTTTTGATTAAAAACAAGGGATGGCTGGAAGACGCATTCAAGGATGTGGGAACGAAGATTTCCTGGGTGCAATCGCGCGGAAGCAACAATTCGCTTGAGTTCCTGAAGGTGGGCTCTACCGATTTTGCCGGGTCCGCTGCGCTCTCCGCATTTCTTTCGCGAGCAAATGGCGTTCCACTGAAAGTTGTTTACGTAGCCAGTTGGGGTGGCTCGTCCATCATTCAGGTCAAGGCAGATTCTCCTTTGAAGTCTGTTGCTGATTTGAAAGGCAAGACGATTGCGGTGACGAAAGGAACAGCGCCATACTTTACGCTGGTTCGTGCTCTGGCCAAAGCGATCTGACGATCAACGACCTCAAAGTCGTCAACCTGCAGCACCCGGAAGGCTTTACGGCGCTTCAGCAGGGGCAGGTGGATGCCTGGGTCGGTATCGATCCACAGACCGCACAGGCCGAAATTGCTGGTAATCGCGCAATCTTCAGTGATCCGAGCTGGCGTGAGGGCAGTGTGTTCAGCGTCTCGGAAGCATTTCTCGAAAAGCATCCGAAAGCTGTCGAGCGCCTGCTCGGCGTCTGGGTGCAGACGCAGAAATGGATACGCGAAAACAACGATGAGTTCGTCTCATTCGTCACCGCGCAGGCGGGCGGCGACGCCGAGGTCACCCGCCGCACGATTGCGCGGCGCAGCTGGACGGACCCCGTTCCTGGCGAGGAGCTGCTGGCCTCCATCAAAACCGCTACTCCGCTTCTCGGACCGGAGGTGTTGCGCCCGGGCGTGAATGTCGATGACGTTCTCTCCCAACTCATCGATCCGGCGCCCGCCAAAAGGGCTGTGGGGGCATGACGCTTTCCAGCGAAGAGGTTCGGCATAATGGCCGTTCGAGGAGGGAGGACGCCAGCGTCCCAAGCGTGGTTCCGGTTTTGGACGAAAGCTGCTGTCGATCGATCTGCGTGGCGCCATCGTACCGGTTGGTGCTCTGTTGATGCTGGAAATCTTTGTTCGTCTAGGTGGGTCAGCCCTTATGTGCTGCCCCCGCCATCCGATCTCTACAGCACATTCCTCTATCTGGCTGAGGGACCGCTCTGGACGAATATCGCAGCCAGCAGCTTGCGGGTGTTCTTCGGCTTCGTGGCCGGTTCGCTGCTTGCCATCATCGTCGGTCGATCGTTGGTCTGTGGTACTCGCTGAGCGCTATCTCGAGCCTAGCTTTCAGGCGTTGCGGGCCGTACCAAGCCTTGCCTGGGTGCCGCTTTTGATGATCTGGTTCGGGATAGGCGAAACATCCAAGATCGTGCTGATTGCCAAAAGCGCTTCTTTCCGGTGTATCTAAGCCTCTTCTCCGGCATTCGAAATGTTGATCGCAAATTGTCGAGGTGGGGGAGATGTACGGCCAATCCCTACCCACGCTCGTCTTGCGCATCCTCATTCCAGCCTCGCTGCCGCATCTCTTTACGGGGCTGCGTTACGGCTTGTCGCTCGCCTGGCTGAGTGTCGTTGCGGCTGAGCTACTGGCAGCATCGGAAGGCATCGGTTACATGCTTTCGGACGGACGAGAGCTGTCGAGACCAGATCTCGTCCTGATCGCGATCATCTGTCTGGCCGTGCTTGGCAAGATTTCCGATAGCGCCTTCAAACTTATTGAAGATCGCTGCCTGTCCTGGCGGGACACATATTCCACCTCGATTGGAGGGAAAGCCGCATGAGCCTTCTCGACATAGACGTGCGCGAAAAATCCTTCGGAATACCGTCGTATTGAATGATATTCATCTTCAGCTTGAAGATGGCAAAGCAGCCGTGTTGCTTGGGCCCAGTGGCTGCGGCAAGAGTACGCTTCTGCGCATAGCCGCCGGGCTTGACCAGCGCTTTGCCGGGGAGGTCTCGGTCAACGTGGAGCGGCATCACGGCAAATCGTCGTTCCCGCCCGTCGCGTTTGTGTTTCAGGAGCCGCGGTTGATGCCCTGGCTGACGGTGGCTCAGAACATCGGCTACGCAGATGGTCGCGGCTTCGATGTTACCAAGGTCAACAGGCTGATCGAAGATGTGGGCTTGGATGGGCATGCGGCCACCTTGCCGAAGGCGCTTTCCGGAGGGATGGCTCAGCGCGTTGCGATTGCGCGCGCGCTTTACACGGAACCCCGAATATTGCTGCTGGATGAACCATTCAGCGCAGTGGATGCGTTCACACGCATGAAGCTGCAGGACCTGATCCTCAAGCTCGTGGAACAGCGCGGCATATCGTTTCTACTGGTCACCCACGACATTGACGAAGCGCTTTATCTCGGTGACAGGATTTACATGATGGGCGCCAGAATGGCGGTATCCAGAAAGATATCGACGTCGATGTTGCCCGCCCGAGAGACCGCGCGCTTTGCGCTTGGCAGAGTTAAAAGTGAAGTTCTGACTGCCCTTCAGTCGCGCATGTTATTTGAGGATATCGGATTCGGAATAAAAACTCAAAGAGCAGGCGGAATAGGAGCGCCAAATTGCGCTCTCCGATTAACGCTCCGTCTCCACTTCGAAGGTCCCAGCCTACGAACGGTTGTTACCAAGTTCGCATAGCGTCAGCTACTCGAAAAAGAGCGCTCAGCGTCTGTATGATGTCTCGGCTCGTGTTTGGTCTTCGTTTTGAAGCGGATACCGCTGTGTCTTCAAAGGAGAACCGGTTTGCGGGGCGGGGAAGGCCAAGATATCGCGCAAAGTCGACCCCTCATAGTCCTTGCGGAACAGACCGCGCCGCTGCAGTTCTGGAACCAGCTTCTCCGTGACGTCGTCCAGCCCTTGCGCAGGAAGGGGAAGACGCAGGTGAAGCCATCTGAGGCCTCTTCATTCAGCCAGGTTTCCATATCGTCTGCGATGGTTTCGGGCGTGCCGATAAAGGCAAGACCAGCATAGCCGCCATAGCGCTGGGCGAGTTGACGCACTGTCAGTTTTTCCTGCTCGGCCAGTCGCAGCACCTGCGCCCTTCCACTCTTGCTGGCGTTTGTTTCCGGGATGTCTGGCAGGGGCGCACCAGGATCGAAGCCGGAGGCATCATGGCCAAGCGCAATGGAAAGTGAGGCGATGGCGCTATCGTAGTGCACGAGGCTATCCAGCTTTGCGCGCTTGGCCCTGCATCCTCTGGTGTATCACCGATCACGATCATCGCTGCAGGCAGGATCTTCAGATGTGCGGGATCGCGACCCACCGGTGCCATGCGTCCCTTGATATCGGCATACAGCGTTTTCGCCGTGTCAAGATCGCGCGGGCGGCAAAAACGACTTCGGCAGTTTCGGCTGCCAGTTGCTGCCGGTTCTGATTGTCCTGCCTGCACGATGACTGGCCAGCCTGGATCGGACGGGCAATATTCAGCGGCCCGCGAACACTGAAATCCTCGCCCTTATGGTCCAGCACATGCATCTTGTCCGGATTGAAGAAGATTCCGCTTTCCTGATCGCGAATGAATGCATCGTCTGCAAAGCTGTCCCACAGCCCTGTCACCACATCGAAGAATTCGCGCGCCCGCTTGTAGCGTTCGCCATGCTCAAGGTGCCCGTCGAGCCCGAAGTTGCGGCGCATCAGGGTTTGACGTCGTGACGATGTTCCAGGCGGCCCGTCCGCCGCTTATATGATCGAGGGAGGCAAAAACGGCGCGCTACATGATAAGGCTCGTCAAAAGTGGTGGAAGCTGTCGCGGCGAGACCGATTCTGTCGTGACTGCGGCAAGAGCTGACAGAAGGGTGAAGGGCTCGAAAGACGTCACCGTGTGACTGCGTCTCAGCGCCTCGACCGGCATGTTGAGGACGGCCAAGTGATCCGCCATGAAGAAGGCGTCGAACTTTGCCTGTTCCAGTTTCTGGGCGAATGATTTCAGATGACTAAAATTGAAGTTGGCATCCGCATAGGCGCCCGGATAGCGCCAAGCGCCGTGTGAAGGCTGACGGGGCGCATGAAGGCGGTGAGATGAAGCGACTTGGGCATGGGAATTTCCCGTTAAACGAAAACTGGCCGCCGACAGAGTGCGACGATGGCCGGACATTCCATATCGAAACGGACGGACTTTCTTGCAAGGGAAAAGCCGCCATCAATTTTTGGTCTGTGCGGTCCTCAGC containing:
- a CDS encoding ABC transporter substrate-binding protein, with amino-acid sequence MISNITRRRALKLGAVGVALSSPFISTSAFSQTPDYPAELRLDWGYYSSHTLLIKNKGWLEDAFKDVGTKISWVQSRGSNNSLEFLKVGSTDFAGSAALSAFLSRANGVPLKVVYVASWGGSSIIQVKADSPLKSVADLKGKTIAVTKGTAPYFTLVRALAKAI
- a CDS encoding ABC transporter substrate-binding protein codes for the protein MQHPEGFTALQQGQVDAWVGIDPQTAQAEIAGNRAIFSDPSWREGSVFSVSEAFLEKHPKAVERLLGVWVQTQKWIRENNDEFVSFVTAQAGGDAEVTRRTIARRSWTDPVPGEELLASIKTATPLLGPEVLRPGVNVDDVLSQLIDPAPAKRAVGA
- a CDS encoding ABC transporter permease, whose protein sequence is MYGQSLPTLVLRILIPASLPHLFTGLRYGLSLAWLSVVAAELLAASEGIGYMLSDGRELSRPDLVLIAIICLAVLGKISDSAFKLIEDRCLSWRDTYSTSIGGKAA
- a CDS encoding ABC transporter ATP-binding protein, translated to MLLGPSGCGKSTLLRIAAGLDQRFAGEVSVNVERHHGKSSFPPVAFVFQEPRLMPWLTVAQNIGYADGRGFDVTKVNRLIEDVGLDGHAATLPKALSGGMAQRVAIARALYTEPRILLLDEPFSAVDAFTRMKLQDLILKLVEQRGISFLLVTHDIDEALYLGDRIYMMGARMAVSRKISTSMLPARETARFALGRVKSEVLTALQSRMLFEDIGFGIKTQRAGGIGAPNCALRLTLRLHFEGPSLRTVVTKFA